AAATACTTACCTTTTTCTTTCGCTTGTTCAGCAAGTTGATTTTCAATCATAAAATCGATTGCAGCATTTGCCGCAGCAGAGCAGAGCGGATTCCCTCCAAAAGTAGTACCATGTTTCCCGGCGGGTAGGTCGATTTTATCTGAGCAAACCACCGCGCCCATGGGAAGGCCACCGGCAATTGCTTTAGCTAAACAAAGAATGTCCGGCTCTAAATCGAAATGATGGCAAGCGAACATTTTACCGGTGCGGCAAAAGCCGCTTTGAATTTCATCGATAATAAGGATAACTCCCATCTCGTCGCACAGTTGCCTGACTTTTTGAAAATAATCAGCGCTTCCAACATTAACACCGCCTTCCCCTTGAATAATCTCCAAAATGATCCCGGCGGTGTTTCGATTTACCCGTTCTTTTAAGCTTTCAAAATCATTAAACGGTACGAAACTAAAGCCCGGCAGCAAAGGCTCAAAACCATCTTTATATTCAGGCTTAAAAGTAGCGCTCAACGAAGCGGTTGTTCGTCCATGGAACGCTTTTTCGGCGCAAATAAACTCCGTTTTCTGAGTGGCGAATTTTGCAAACTTGATTGCGCCCTCGATGCTTTCGGTTCCTGAGTTGCAAAGGAAAGTCTTGTTCAAGTTAGCCGGGGTAATTTGGATAAGCTTTTCAA
This sequence is a window from candidate division KSB1 bacterium. Protein-coding genes within it:
- a CDS encoding aspartate aminotransferase family protein; translated protein: MQNYLELEKTYALGVYAKKELVLVKGKNAKIWDDHGNEYIDCVSGNGVANLGHANEKIARAVSEQAARLITCSNMFYNDQRALLLEKLIQITPANLNKTFLCNSGTESIEGAIKFAKFATQKTEFICAEKAFHGRTTASLSATFKPEYKDGFEPLLPGFSFVPFNDFESLKERVNRNTAGIILEIIQGEGGVNVGSADYFQKVRQLCDEMGVILIIDEIQSGFCRTGKMFACHHFDLEPDILCLAKAIAGGLPMGAVVCSDKIDLPAGKHGTTFGGNPLCSAAANAAIDFMIENQLAEQAKEKGKYFTEKLKNHTLRKIQEIRGLGLMIGIEVKEPAPPLISMLLEKGVLAFPAGINVIRILPPLTITYKDLDFVIEKLVDVLK